The Candidatus Poribacteria bacterium region GCTCCTAGCCGTCGATCAGATCGTCGATCGCTTCTGTGGGTCTGCCGATGGCCGCGTGATCGCCGCGCACAATGATGGGTCGCTGCATGAGGATCGGATGCTTCACGACGGCATCGATCAGCGCTTCACCGGCCAACGAAGCGTTTCCGAGATTCAGTGCGTCGTACTCGTCCTCTCCGTCGCGCAGGATGTCGCGGACGCCCAGCCCGAGCTTGGTTAGCAGGTCTTGGATACCAGCGCGATCGAGAGGCGTCTTCAGATATTCGACGACTTCG contains the following coding sequences:
- the arsC gene encoding arsenate reductase (glutaredoxin), with the protein product MARKSEWTIYHNPRCSKSRAALAYLEEKGIQPEVVEYLKTPLDRAGIQDLLTKLGLGVRDILRDGEDEYDALNLGNASLAGEALIDAVVKHPILMQRPIIVRGDHAAIGRPTEAIDDLIDG